One Myxosarcina sp. GI1 genomic window carries:
- a CDS encoding YggT family protein — translation MELIVASLIQFLQIYWVLLIVRILLSWFQTASWAMQIMSFLSPITDPYLNIFRSIIPPIGGIDISAILALLVLQFIQQSLVPLTQTAGLYF, via the coding sequence ATGGAACTAATAGTTGCCAGCCTAATTCAGTTTTTGCAAATTTATTGGGTATTACTAATCGTCAGAATTTTGCTTTCCTGGTTTCAAACTGCATCTTGGGCAATGCAAATTATGTCTTTCCTAAGTCCTATAACCGATCCCTATCTCAATATATTTCGTTCGATTATCCCACCTATAGGCGGCATTGATATTTCGGCGATTTTAGCACTTTTGGTTTTACAATTCATTCAGCAATCCTTAGTGCCACTAACGCAAACCGCAGGATTATATTTCTAA